CTCAGCAAAGGACATTGAACAACCCATAATTCTTTAAGTCCACGAGGTAGAGAATTGTCAACAAAGTTTTCGAGTTCTTTACATCTCCTAATATAAAGGGAACTTAGATTCAGAATACGTAAGCAAGATACCGATTTCAAGTTTGGGAAACCACTAATGGCTAATCCAAGTAATGATGAGGGAAGATCAATATCCTGATTTGGGAAGGTATGtattgaatttgatgaccacCCTACATCAGAAATTGAGAGCTTTTCAAGAGAATTAAGGTTCTGCAACTCCCACTCTTGCATTGGTTGTTCCATGCTAAGGCCATCCAAGTAGAGTGAAATCAAGTTCATGGGTAGACCGCCTTTTGGAAAGTAGTGTATTTTTGGACAATTTGTAAGAATTAAGTCTTGGAGGGAAGTGAAGTTATGCATTTGATTTGGGAGAGACTCCAGGTTTCGACAAACTGATATCAGAAGATTTCGTAGGCCAGAGAGAACAAGATCTTCTGGAAATGAGATAAGATAAGGACATTCACTTATTGTTAATGTGGTGAGAAGAGACAGTTTAGACGGGCATAAACCTTGTTCAAACAGTAAAAGCTCAATATTTCCACTATGTGCTTGAAGGCGATCTTTACACAACAAAGTTGACAGACTTTGGCAATTGACAACCTCCACAACCTCCAGAGAAATCTTTTCACCACTGGAGGAATATGATTCCCCAAATTCCACAAACTGTAGCTTCTGGCAACTAGAGATAACTAATTGCCGCAGGGTGAAAGGTAGCTGATCAACCATGACTAGGGATGAACAGTCATCTATTATCAACTTTTGGAGTCGAGGGAGGCTTGGAAGTGAGGCATATAACTGCTTGCAATGTTGTATCTCAAGTGTTTGTAGCAAAGGGAGACAGGAAGGTAAATATTGCTGTAGAGATGGACAATCTTTGATTGAAAGCTCTTCAAGGCAAGAGAATCCCCTGTTATCAGCTGATGTCTGCAACCAACTCTCCCAAGAATTCATAGACTTGAATCTCAGAGTTCTCAATGCCGGAAACGGGTCTGAACAACCAACACCTTGAAAATCACAACCTACTGTTTTAAGGCCACGCATTTCTTGAATCATAAGTTCCTTTAACGAGGGAAGCTTCCCTAGTGGTGGTAGAAATTCACATCTCTCACAACCTACTAAATTTATGATAACCATGTTAATGAAACAAGGGTCTCCCAACCAACTTGGGAATGTCACTCCCTTATAGTTCCTAATAGTTAACACTTTTGTAGATTTGTGAGGCTCCAGCTGATGAAGCACATCTATCTTTGTGTTGTCATCAACCCCGTTAGTAAAGCTTCCCCATTCCCATACCATTTCCAACTCATCAAGACCTGATTTCTCATGCAACCTTGCTTCTTCTGCATCATTGGAGTTTACCACATTTTCTAATCCAGTTATTGTTAGCTTTCCCCTAAGATATCTCATGTTCTTCAACTCTCTTATGATGGGTGCATTAGTTCCTATGATAAAATTTTGCAGTGTTTGCAGGTTCGCCAAATTCCCTATCCCGGATGGCATCTCCTGCACGGAGGTTCCATCAATATCCACATGGCGAAGGTTAGTTAGGCATCTCATATTTGTTAACAACTTTTGAAGTTTGCTACAGCCTTTTAACAACAGAGTCTGGAGATTAACAAGGTTGCTTATAGAGTCCGGCAATTCTTCAATACTATTATACGAGAGATTAAGATACCTTAAGAGTTTAAGATCACCAATAGCATCAGGAAAATTTTTAACATCCATGTGAGGTAGCTGCAGCACCCTCATGCATTCAAACTTTCTTACAAGATCAAGTACTTGAATTGAAGAACCGGGATGAATATGCTTgttaaaatgagcaaaagtaCGAAAGTGGCTGACCTTTTTTAGGGGAAAAAGATCTTTGTAATCTTCATGTTCATCTAGTTTAGAGAAGGATATATGTCGAGCTCTACAAGAAGCCTTCTGCGAATCATTACTTACAGAAATATCCTTTATTGCAAAGCATATATCACCTGCAACCTGTCGGGATAAATCACTTTGTAGGCTGTGCATTTTGAAGTATTCAGATCCCTTCAAGCTCCGatcaaaaaatgatgttgatACTAGATCATGAAAATACTCATGGCCTATGTCTTCCATTTGCTTGTTTCCCACATTTCCTGGTAAAAGGCCTTCAGCCATCCATAATAAGATGACATCCTTCTCCGTGAAGATATGATCATATGGGAAAATAGAGCAATAAGCAAAACACCGTTTCAAATGGGATGGGAGGTCATGAAAACTCAACTCCAACACCTGCAATACCCTGTTCTCATCCATGCTCAAAGTATCATAGTCGAGCGTCTCTTGCCATTCACTCTCCTCCACTTTGGTCCTCAAATGGCCTCCAAGAGCTTTCGCTACCATGGGAATGCCTTTACACTTTTTAATCATGCCATCTCTCATTGAGCTGAAATTTGGGCTTAAAGCAATATTGGCATCATCAAACGCATGTTGCATAATTAGATGCCAACAATCATCATCCGAAAGATACTCCAACGAGATCATACTATTCGGATGAGGATTCATGATCCTTGCCACTTTCTGGCTTCTCGTGGTAGCCACAACTCTACTTCCCTTCGCCCCTGCTCTTAATGGGGTTCTTAGGTCGTTCCAATCACTATATTTCCCAGTCCACATGTCATCAAGCACGATCAAGAATCTTTTATTTGTTAGCACTTGCTTTAATCTCACTTGAGCTTGATTGAGATCACAAAACGTGTTGGTTTCACCAGTGATTGAATTAAGAATTGATGTTGTTATTCTTTTAGCATCAAACACTTGAGATACGTAAACCCATGCTTTTAGAGCAAACACGTCAACTTGCTCATCATTGTACACGAGTTGAGCAAGAGTCGTCTTACCAATGCCTCCTTTTCCAACAATAGGAATGACAACATAGTTATTGCCAGGACTTGAGTTCTCGTCATTCAGTAATCGATGTGTGATCTCTATTCTGTCACCTTCCCGTCCATAAACAAATGGCTCACATAACAAAGAAGTTGATTCTCTCCAGCTTTTCCATTGTCGTTCTGTTCTTTGTGGAGTTACTTGTTGATGCATCAAATGAACTGAAAGCCCTAAGCCCTCAGTCTGGCTCAATATTTCTTTCAATTGCTGATCAATCTCTTCTATCCGTGCTGAAAAATCTTGGCCAGTGTTAAACATTAAGGACAGATGTTCTACAGCTTTTGCCCCACCAACAACAATGCTTTGTACCTGTTGGAAGACAATCGCTATTTGTTACTGAGGGCTATTATAGTTTAAATGAGGCAAAGAAACTTGAAAACTAGTAAACCTCATTACTGTAAAATGTAGGATTCTTAGTGAAATTGTATACTCCATAGTATACTCATTGAGAAAGAATTAGATACTGCTAAATTGTGGGATGTGTGCCGTTGTACATGCTTAAGCTACATTACATATATGTTTCCGTGCATGAAAAATTGTGGGgtataaaatatgaaattattcAAACTTATTGCAGAAAATCTATATGAAATTATCCTGAACATCTCATACTTTGACAATATTCCTAAACATAACCTTCCATAAAACCCCACAATATTGCTTAAATTTGTACTATACAAAGTACAAGTGAGAATATCATGTTCAGCAGTTCATCTGATTGTGACATTTCGTCGAACAGTTGGTATGCAAGATTGAAGCACTATTTGATAAAGAATTTTCAGGCGAGAAACAAAACAATCAGAAACATTGGTTTGAACAAGGTAGAAATGGTTGAATTATGAGAAAATTCCGACAAGAACAAGTAGTTGCAAATTTCAGCCTAAAAACTACGGAGCAGAAAAATACAGGGGAACAGTAGATGCTCTGTttcatactccgtaataaagaaTCTTATCGGAGTGTCAACTGTTAAAAGTTGTGTTAGGGGAGCTAACCTGATATATGTGTTGAAGTCTTCTGAAACCAGTTAGTCTGAACTCTGAAGTAGTTAAATATACGTTGTTAACAAAGTTAGTTAGTGGTCTGTTGGAGTTAGGGATTAAGAATCTGATCGTTAATAGTCTGAAGTAGTTAACAGTCGGATTGTTTTAGCTTTTGAGTTGTATAAATAGCTACATCTATAGCTTGTAACAATCATCTGGGAAATCAATAATATTACAAActtctctcttttctctttgcAGTCTTCTCTCTCTTAATCATCGTTAGACTCCTCAATAGATTAAAAAAAGTGTGTACCAAACAATTAAGGTACGATTTCTTTCAAGAAATGTCCCTGATCTTTGAATAAAAAATCACTAAAAAATTATCGGGTTTCTAAAATTCATTGATATCTTTTGTTTTTAAAACTTAATACACCAAATGACTTTAATAACGTTATCAACTCAATTAACCCACTAATCCTTAATTAATCCACCCAGCTAAGTAACCCATTTTTTCCCACATAAAAAGTATTCATATCGTGCAATCAATCTCttgttaaaaaaattaaaaaatatcgtGCAATCAGGGCTAACCTAGTTTTAATAAATTTGAGTTATCCCAATATTATTCCCAACTCAAACCAAATAATGGACATGGATAAAATTGTTAAAATCCCCATGATAAATTATCTATTCTTAATCCAATTTTTATTCTTATTCATATGCCCATTTCATACCAAACAACTCGTAAGTCCTCAAATTTCCTAAAAGTACGTGCATTTTCTCAAGCGGTCTTAAGGCCTTTATGTATTAACATTCCATTGAGTAAACCGCAACTAAAcgaataaaaaaacaaacattttgaaacaccaaTTTATTATGACAATCTTCCTTGGTTCACTCTTTTTTACTTCGTTCAAGCTACTCCGTATTATTCAAGGTAAGCTActgaattttaaaaattaaataagaaAGAAAGATCACGAGTATACAATTAAGTAGAAAGAGGGAAAAAAAACCAATTTTGTAAATTCAAaactttaaaaaacaaaaaaaaaaaattgttacttTTTCCGTCCTTAAAAGATTATCCCGTAGTTAAGAATCACTCTATTAATAATTGAGTGTAAAATATGCATATGAGTTGGTAGTATGAGCCCACGAGGAGAGAGATAGAGACAGAACAAGTGGGAAACAATACATAAAGTGGAAGAGTTAACCGGTCACTAACCATGTTGTTATTTGTTAAACGAGCAGAGTTAGAGTTGGAGTTGGAGTTGGAGTTGGAGTTGGAAACACGGGCGTGGTTATCTTGTTTGATCATCAACTCGTAAAATTGAGCTTGAGTAGCAAACGCATCCAACACATCCTCCAAGTCATAAGCCAAGTCTTGAAGATCCATCATCCATGACTTAACaccattgttgttgttattgctTTCGACTTGCTTCAGCTCCGCGTCACTTAATACGGCCTCTATCATTCTTAGTTGTTTTTCCCATTGTTTTAAGGtttgttgttgttcttgtttTATCCCTCCTCTGTTCACCAGCTTCATGAACATGTTAACTCCAGGGGACATTAGCTTCTCAAACAACACTTGTAGAAATGCTGACAGGAAAGTTTCTCCAATTGCCATTTTATGTATGATCAATTCGTTATTTTACAACTTTAGTGGAAAGATTCAGGATTTATTACATTTCATTTGGGGTTGTTCTTGATAATTTATTGGGGGTCTAACACCATTATTTGAGTAGAAATGTCCAACAACGTACCTCATGGTTTCGATTAGTCAAAGTCAATATAGTCAACCTTTAACTATATCCACCCACCATTGCATATTAAAACAATTAAAGAATAATCTACCAAAAATTACACATGTCACTTCTTGTGCAAAATTTTTCCGTCAATAATCATTTTTCTAAATATCGtacctattttatttttattctctacccttttttataaactatttacgtatggaaaaaatattgtaaaatttataaattatgaaaataatagatACGACATAATAATAATTTACTAAATTATTTTGGTTTTACTCAAAtcaatatattaataatggaaaatattatTCACTCCATATTCTGGTCAAATTGCCATATTACTTTATTacgcattttaaatatgcatattagatgaataaatttaaatgagaATGTTCAAAATTTTGTAATTACGCAATAGTTTGGGGaaaattcagttaaatattttgtaaaataaaatgatCAAAATCCTTGCGTGCACGGAATCTAATCTAGTGTTGCTATAAAATGTAATTAGAATAGACTTATCTTGATGATGTGAACAATCAGATAAACATAGAATGAACAATTATAGTGTCGTGGAATATAATTATCCTAAAAGACGTATTCCCACTACCtccaagtgaaggaaatattgaagtcacaaaggatccataatccaggtcattgaaaggttgggcgaccaatgactaatgaagattacaTTGAAAGTAGATtttagttcagtttcttgaactagatggacttgATATGTcagaaatcttttgcatagatacttattggatcttgtatcagattgaccatgagaccactttaagagattaatgtTATGTcataagtgaaggaaataatgcccttggtccaagtatgcattctatgttaagtctaataaatgcggttcagtattaattaacaagttaataattcagtgagatcaagtgagctgaatgcctagctagaggccgcttcagttcaagtggaattaatgatattaatccacagcttactcttgactgaacccgtagggtcacacaaatagtacgtaaacggatcaagtatttaatggcattaaatactccatctatgaatattcggaaccgacggatcttggtttcagtgggagctaagatcgtcacaggcaagaaatgaatactccggaaacgatgatattgccggaaacggaaatatggatcgtatcggaaatatgaatattatccaagtcgtagatgttgccggaaacggaaacatggtacgtatcggaaaatattattggaaatggaaatattaccagaatcggaaatattgccggaaacggaaatattgtcagaatcggaaatattaccggaatcggaaaataatttcggaaacggaaatattaaatatttgttcgaaacggaaattaattccggaatcggaaatattaaatattgttcgtatcggaaataaattccggaaccggaaatttaatcggaagcgtatcgtacgaattagcatcggacgaggcttgccggacgaaggcccagcacgaagccggggccatcgcccagcaagcatgcgcgccacaagcccagccaaggcagcgcccaggcctaccgcaaggcaggcccagcgcgcgccaagggccacggatgcgtgggccgcgctgcgtgggctgctgctcgcacgcgcatgggcagcccttgtggctgccgtgtgtgtgtgagtttgtgctcatgcgtgattcctgaatctacaagagtcagtgtatgattaaatttctattcctaattggataaattaattaaatagaattcatgtaggattctaatttcaattaattcgtatcctactaggattacgattccttttcca
This sequence is a window from Spinacia oleracea cultivar Varoflay chromosome 1, BTI_SOV_V1, whole genome shotgun sequence. Protein-coding genes within it:
- the LOC110801387 gene encoding putative disease resistance protein At3g14460, translating into MAIGETFLSAFLQVLFEKLMSPGVNMFMKLVNRGGIKQEQQQTLKQWEKQLRMIEAVLSDAELKQVESNNNNNGVKSWMMDLQDLAYDLEDVLDAFATQAQFYELMIKQDNHARVSNSNSNSNSNSNSARLTNNNMVQSIVVGGAKAVEHLSLMFNTGQDFSARIEEIDQQLKEILSQTEGLGLSVHLMHQQVTPQRTERQWKSWRESTSLLCEPFVYGREGDRIEITHRLLNDENSSPGNNYVVIPIVGKGGIGKTTLAQLVYNDEQVDVFALKAWVYVSQVFDAKRITTSILNSITGETNTFCDLNQAQVRLKQVLTNKRFLIVLDDMWTGKYSDWNDLRTPLRAGAKGSRVVATTRSQKVARIMNPHPNSMISLEYLSDDDCWHLIMQHAFDDANIALSPNFSSMRDGMIKKCKGIPMVAKALGGHLRTKVEESEWQETLDYDTLSMDENRVLQVLELSFHDLPSHLKRCFAYCSIFPYDHIFTEKDVILLWMAEGLLPGNVGNKQMEDIGHEYFHDLVSTSFFDRSLKGSEYFKMHSLQSDLSRQVAGDICFAIKDISVSNDSQKASCRARHISFSKLDEHEDYKDLFPLKKVSHFRTFAHFNKHIHPGSSIQVLDLVRKFECMRVLQLPHMDVKNFPDAIGDLKLLRYLNLSYNSIEELPDSISNLVNLQTLLLKGCSKLQKLLTNMRCLTNLRHVDIDGTSVQEMPSGIGNLANLQTLQNFIIGTNAPIIRELKNMRYLRGKLTITGLENVVNSNDAEEARLHEKSGLDELEMVWEWGSFTNGVDDNTKIDVLHQLEPHKSTKVLTIRNYKGVTFPSWLGDPCFINMVIINLVGCERCEFLPPLGKLPSLKELMIQEMRGLKTVGCDFQGVGCSDPFPALRTLRFKSMNSWESWLQTSADNRGFSCLEELSIKDCPSLQQYLPSCLPLLQTLEIQHCKQLYASLPSLPRLQKLIIDDCSSLVMVDQLPFTLRQLVISSCQKLQFVEFGESYSSSGEKISLEVVEVVNCQSLSTLLCKDRLQAHSGNIELLLFEQGLCPSKLSLLTTLTISECPYLISFPEDLVLSGLRNLLISVCRNLESLPNQMHNFTSLQDLILTNCPKIHYFPKGGLPMNLISLYLDGLSMEQPMQEWELQNLNSLEKLSISDVGWSSNSIHTFPNQDIDLPSSLLGLAISGFPNLKSVSCLRILNLSSLYIRRCKELENFVDNSLPRGLKELWVVQCPLLRDQMERDPLRHTLSCITHLRVY